The proteins below are encoded in one region of Tachypleus tridentatus isolate NWPU-2018 chromosome 4, ASM421037v1, whole genome shotgun sequence:
- the LOC143248404 gene encoding uncharacterized protein LOC143248404: MSSVKFLVCFVLIACNRGRSTNHSHVEFQHKYIRAWDTFKFDKFVQLPVTETSECCPSLTETIQPVGGVSKAGRILELYQTKNAKQKFFQTSCLEEVRGRPCRFLSSHLIHRSHCVQKYSFTYALVREYGTDVSWRLDYIKIRSGCICEIMSIAMII; encoded by the exons ATGAGCTCAGTCAAGTTCCTAGTG tGCTTCGTTCTGATTGCTTGTAACCGTGGGAGATCCACCAATCACAGCCATGTTGAATTTCAGCACAAGTATATAAg GGCATGGGATACATTCAAGTTTGATAAATTTGTGCAACTACCTGTCACTGAAACTTCTGAATGTTGCCCATCGCTGACAGAGACTATCCAGCCAGTAGGAGGAGTCTCGAAGGCTGGACGAATTCTCGAACTTTACCAAACCAAAAACGCCAAGCAAAAATTTTTTCAAACATCCTGTTTGGAAGAAGTGAGAGGGCGCCCCTGTCGTTTTCTCTCATCTCATCTGATACATCGTTCTCATTGTGTTCAAAAGTATAGCTTTACATATGCTCTGGTTAGAGAATATGGCACCGATGTCTCTTGGCGACTAGATTACATTAAAATACGAAGTGGATGTATATGTGAGATTATGAGTATTGCAATGATAATTTAA